The window TTTGCGTTAACCTTTGAAATTATCGAAGACCAGTTTCTCGACGAAGAATTGGCTCGCCAGCATTTGGCGGCATTGCATGAGCGAGGATACACCATCGCCATCGATGACTTTGGCAAAGGCTATTCCAACCTGCAACAAATTCAAAAAATTCATTGTCAGTTACTGAAAATTGACCGTAGCTTTGTGGTGGAGTTGGAAGAGGGCGCGATTCGAGCCTCGCTTATTCCCAATATTATCGAGATAGCCCGTAAGGCCGATCTGAGACTAGTGGCAGAAGGTATCGAGAATAATGAGCAATATGAGGTGTTACGCGACTGGGGGGTAGAGTTTGGTCAGGGGTGGCTATTTGGCAAACCCATGGCCGCTGAAGCCCTGGCCGAACTTTGTCGTTAAGGGCTGTTGATCAGAGTTGTCCCTATTAATTTGTAACTTTGATTCACATAACTAAGCGGTTGTTATGGCGGGCCGATGATGTTTGCCACCACCGGTGTCAGCAGGATGACTACGGCCCCCAATTCAATGCCAAAGTACATCCTATCAATCAACGAATCGGATTCAAAAGGGCTGATAAAGACTCGGGTACCTGAATCACTTTTTTATCCTCGGCCGATAGGGTGACGTAGGTAATGGCTGCAGTAAATGCCAGGTCATTAGAAGGCAAGTAGCCCTTTACTCTGAACCCGAAGGAGTGTTGGCCAATATCTGCAACCTGTACCTGGATGTTGAGCTCGTCATCCCAGGTGACTGGAGCCAGAAACTCCAGGTCAAAGGCTCGCACCGGAGTCAGTATTCCCGCTTTCTTCAGTGCCCGAATGGATGGCTTGCCGAGTAGTCGTTGTAGTGCCTCGTGAGTGGCTTCGAGGGCAAAATAGGAAAAACGTGGCGTGTAAACAATGCCTTCAGGATCGCAGTCACCAAACAGTACGGTGCGTTTGATCGTAATGGGATCGGAAGCGTTGATATTCGAGTACTCCAAGTAGAGCTGAGCCGACCTGGTCAGCGTTTAGGGGTTGGGTTAAGAGAATGCGATGGTTGTTGGAGTGGTCGCATTGGCCTGT is drawn from Aestuariirhabdus haliotis and contains these coding sequences:
- a CDS encoding acyl-CoA thioesterase; the encoded protein is MEYSNINASDPITIKRTVLFGDCDPEGIVYTPRFSYFALEATHEALQRLLGKPSIRALKKAGILTPVRAFDLEFLAPVTWDDELNIQVQVADIGQHSFGFRVKGYLPSNDLAFTAAITYVTLSAEDKKVIQVPESLSALLNPIR